In Pseudomonas sp. MM213, a genomic segment contains:
- the atpD gene encoding F0F1 ATP synthase subunit beta yields the protein MSSGRIVQIIGAVIDVEFPRDSVPSIYNALSVKSDAGTTLEVQQQLGDGVVRTIAMGSTEGLKRGLEVTDSGAAISVPVGKATLGRIMDVLGNPIDEAGPIATEERWGIHRPAPTFAEQAGGNDLLETGIKVIDLVCPFAKGGKVGLFGGAGVGKTVNMMELIRNIAIEHSGYSVFAGVGERTREGNDFYHEMKDSNVLDKVALVYGQMNEPPGNRLRVALTGLTMAEKFRDEGNDVLLFVDNIYRYTLAGTEVSALLGRMPSAVGYQPTLAEEMGTLQERITSTKNGSITSIQAVYVPADDLTDPSPATTFAHLDATVVLSRDIASLGIYPAVDPLDSTSRQLDPNVIGQDHYDTARGVQYVLQRYKELKDIIAILGMDELSEADKQLVNRARKIQRFLSQPFFVAEVFTGASGKYVSLKDTIAGFKGILNGDYDHLPEQAFYMVGGIEEAIEKAKKL from the coding sequence ATGAGTAGCGGACGTATCGTTCAAATCATCGGCGCCGTTATCGACGTGGAATTCCCACGCGACAGCGTACCGAGCATCTACAACGCTTTGAGTGTAAAAAGCGATGCAGGCACCACTCTCGAAGTTCAGCAGCAGCTGGGCGACGGCGTGGTTCGTACCATTGCGATGGGTTCCACCGAGGGCTTGAAGCGCGGTCTGGAAGTCACCGACTCTGGCGCAGCCATCTCCGTACCGGTCGGTAAAGCGACTCTGGGCCGGATCATGGACGTACTGGGCAACCCGATCGACGAAGCTGGTCCGATCGCCACCGAAGAGCGCTGGGGCATTCACCGTCCTGCGCCAACCTTCGCTGAGCAAGCGGGCGGCAACGACCTGCTGGAAACCGGCATCAAGGTTATCGACCTGGTTTGCCCGTTCGCCAAGGGTGGTAAAGTTGGTCTGTTCGGTGGTGCCGGTGTAGGCAAAACCGTAAACATGATGGAACTGATCCGTAACATCGCCATCGAGCACAGCGGTTATTCCGTGTTCGCCGGTGTGGGTGAGCGTACTCGTGAGGGTAACGACTTCTACCACGAGATGAAGGACTCCAACGTTCTGGACAAAGTGGCACTGGTTTACGGTCAGATGAACGAGCCGCCGGGTAACCGTCTGCGCGTAGCACTGACCGGCCTGACCATGGCCGAGAAGTTCCGTGACGAAGGTAACGACGTTCTGCTGTTCGTCGACAACATCTATCGTTACACCCTGGCCGGTACTGAAGTATCTGCACTGCTGGGCCGTATGCCTTCCGCAGTAGGTTACCAGCCGACCCTGGCCGAAGAGATGGGTACTCTGCAAGAGCGTATCACTTCGACCAAAAACGGTTCGATCACCTCGATCCAAGCGGTATACGTACCTGCGGATGACTTGACTGACCCGTCGCCAGCGACCACCTTCGCCCACTTGGACGCCACCGTCGTTCTGTCCCGTGACATCGCTTCCCTGGGTATCTACCCAGCGGTCGATCCACTCGACTCGACTTCGCGCCAGCTGGACCCGAACGTAATCGGCCAGGACCACTACGATACCGCTCGCGGTGTACAGTACGTTCTGCAGCGTTACAAAGAACTGAAGGACATCATTGCGATCCTGGGTATGGACGAGCTGTCGGAAGCCGACAAGCAGTTGGTAAACCGTGCTCGTAAGATCCAGCGCTTCTTGTCGCAGCCGTTCTTCGTGGCTGAAGTCTTCACCGGTGCCTCGGGTAAATACGTTTCCCTGAAAGACACCATTGCTGGCTTCAAAGGCATCCTCAACGGTGACTACGACCACCTGCCAGAACAAGCGTTCTACATGGTCGGCGGCATCGAAGAAGCGATCGAGAAAGCCAAGAAACTGTAA
- the atpG gene encoding F0F1 ATP synthase subunit gamma, giving the protein MAGAKEIRSKIASIKSTQKITSAMEKVAVSKMRKAQMRMAASRPYAERIRQVIGHLANANPEYRHPFMIDREVKRVGYVVVSSDRGLCGGLNTNLFKALVKDMAVNRENGVEIDLCVVGSKGAAFFRNFGGNVVAAISHLGEEPSINDLIGSVKVMLDAYLDGRIDRLSVVSNKFINTMTQTPTVEQLIPLVATPDQGLKHHWDYLYEPDAKELLDGLMVRYVESQVYQAVVENNAAEQAARMIAMKNATDNAGDLISDLQLVYNKARQAAITQEISEIVGGAAAV; this is encoded by the coding sequence ATGGCAGGCGCAAAAGAGATTCGCAGTAAGATTGCGAGCATCAAAAGCACGCAAAAGATTACCAGCGCCATGGAAAAAGTGGCGGTCAGTAAAATGCGCAAGGCACAAATGCGCATGGCTGCTAGCCGTCCTTACGCGGAGCGCATCCGCCAGGTTATTGGCCATTTGGCCAACGCTAACCCGGAATATCGCCACCCATTCATGATCGACCGTGAAGTAAAGCGTGTTGGTTATGTCGTGGTGAGCAGTGACCGTGGTCTGTGTGGTGGCTTGAACACCAACCTGTTCAAGGCTCTGGTCAAGGACATGGCGGTAAACCGCGAAAACGGCGTCGAGATTGATCTGTGTGTTGTTGGTAGCAAGGGTGCGGCTTTCTTCCGCAACTTCGGCGGTAACGTCGTAGCAGCTATCAGCCACCTGGGTGAAGAGCCGTCGATCAATGACCTGATCGGCAGCGTCAAGGTGATGCTGGATGCCTACCTGGACGGCCGTATTGACCGCCTGTCCGTGGTATCCAACAAGTTCATCAACACCATGACGCAAACGCCTACCGTGGAGCAGTTGATTCCACTGGTGGCAACCCCGGATCAAGGACTCAAGCACCACTGGGATTATCTGTACGAACCGGACGCCAAAGAGCTGCTTGACGGCTTGATGGTCCGTTACGTGGAGTCGCAGGTCTACCAGGCGGTGGTCGAGAACAACGCGGCTGAACAAGCTGCGCGGATGATCGCGATGAAGAACGCTACCGACAACGCCGGTGATTTGATCAGCGATTTGCAGCTGGTCTACAACAAGGCGCGTCAGGCTGCGATCACCCAAGAGATCTCGGAAATCGTCGGCGGCGCTGCCGCGGTTTAA
- the atpA gene encoding F0F1 ATP synthase subunit alpha produces MQQLNPSEISEIIKGRIDKLDVTSQARNEGTVVSVSDGIVRIHGLADVMYGEMIEFPGGVFGMALNLEQDSVGAVVLGAYQTLAEGMSAKCTGRILEVPVGKELLGRVVDALGNPVDGKGPLNNTETDAVEKVAPGVIWRKSVDQPVQTGYKAVDAMIPVGRGQRELIIGDRQIGKTALAIDAIINQKNSGIFCVYVAIGQKQSTIANVVRKLEENGALANTIVVAASASESAALQFLAPYSGCTMGEYFRDRGEDALIVYDDLSKQAVAYRQISLLLRRPPGREAYPGDVFYLHSRLLERASRVSEEYVEKFTNGAVTGKTGSLTALPIIETQAGDVSAFVPTNVISITDGQIFLESAMFNSGIRPAVNAGVSVSRVGGAAQTKIIKKLSGGIRTALAQYRELAAFAQFASDLDEATRKQLEHGQRVTELMKQKQYAPMSIADMALSLYAAERGFLTDVEIAKIGSFEQALIAFFNRDHAELMAKINVKGDFNDEIDAGMKAGIEKFKATQTW; encoded by the coding sequence ATGCAGCAACTCAATCCTTCCGAAATAAGTGAAATTATCAAGGGCCGCATCGACAAGCTCGATGTGACCTCCCAAGCCCGTAACGAAGGCACTGTCGTCAGCGTATCTGACGGTATCGTGCGGATTCACGGTCTGGCCGACGTAATGTACGGCGAGATGATCGAGTTTCCGGGCGGCGTCTTCGGTATGGCCCTCAACCTGGAGCAAGACTCTGTAGGTGCCGTTGTATTGGGCGCATACCAGACTCTGGCTGAAGGCATGAGCGCCAAGTGCACCGGCCGCATCCTCGAAGTTCCGGTTGGTAAGGAACTGCTGGGTCGCGTAGTCGACGCACTGGGTAACCCAGTTGACGGCAAAGGTCCGCTGAACAACACCGAGACCGACGCGGTCGAGAAAGTTGCTCCAGGCGTGATCTGGCGTAAGTCGGTAGACCAGCCTGTACAGACTGGCTACAAGGCTGTCGATGCCATGATCCCTGTCGGCCGTGGCCAGCGTGAGCTGATCATCGGTGACCGTCAGATCGGTAAAACCGCTCTGGCGATCGACGCGATCATCAACCAGAAAAACAGCGGCATTTTCTGCGTCTACGTAGCGATCGGTCAGAAACAATCGACCATCGCCAACGTGGTTCGCAAGCTGGAAGAAAACGGCGCACTGGCTAACACCATCGTCGTGGCAGCGAGCGCTTCGGAATCTGCAGCACTGCAATTCCTGGCACCGTACTCCGGTTGCACCATGGGTGAATACTTCCGCGACCGCGGTGAAGACGCGCTGATCGTTTATGACGATCTGTCCAAGCAAGCAGTGGCTTACCGCCAGATTTCCCTGCTGCTGCGCCGTCCACCAGGCCGTGAAGCTTACCCAGGCGACGTGTTCTATCTCCACTCCCGTCTGCTGGAGCGCGCATCCCGCGTTTCGGAAGAATACGTAGAGAAGTTCACCAACGGCGCAGTGACCGGCAAAACCGGTTCCCTGACCGCACTGCCGATCATCGAAACCCAGGCTGGCGACGTTTCCGCGTTCGTTCCGACCAACGTGATTTCCATCACCGACGGTCAGATCTTCCTGGAATCGGCCATGTTCAACTCCGGGATCCGTCCTGCTGTGAACGCCGGTGTTTCGGTATCCCGTGTGGGTGGTGCCGCTCAGACCAAGATCATCAAGAAGCTCTCCGGTGGTATCCGTACCGCTCTGGCTCAGTACCGTGAACTGGCGGCATTCGCCCAGTTCGCTTCTGACCTGGACGAAGCGACCCGTAAGCAACTTGAGCATGGTCAGCGCGTTACCGAGCTGATGAAGCAGAAGCAATACGCACCAATGTCGATCGCTGACATGGCGCTGTCGCTGTATGCCGCTGAGCGTGGGTTCCTGACTGACGTTGAAATCGCCAAGATCGGCAGCTTCGAACAAGCGCTGATTGCTTTCTTCAACCGCGATCACGCCGAATTGATGGCGAAGATCAACGTGAAGGGTGACTTCAATGACGAAATCGACGCTGGCATGAAAGCCGGTATCGAGAAGTTCAAGGCCACCCAAACCTGGTAA
- a CDS encoding F0F1 ATP synthase subunit delta: protein MAELTTLARPYAKAAFEHAQAHQQLASWSAMLGLAAAVSQDDTMQRVLKAPRLTSADKAATFIDVCGDKFDAKAQNFINVVAENDRLPLLPEISALFDLYKAEQEKSVDVEVTSAFALNQEQQDKLAKVLSARLNREVRLQVEEDKSLIGGIVIRAGDLVIDGSVRGKLASLAEALKS from the coding sequence ATGGCAGAATTGACCACGTTGGCCCGACCTTACGCTAAGGCAGCCTTCGAGCACGCCCAGGCCCACCAGCAACTGGCCTCTTGGTCAGCCATGCTCGGCCTGGCTGCAGCAGTGTCGCAAGACGACACCATGCAGCGCGTGCTCAAGGCCCCGCGACTGACGAGCGCAGACAAGGCCGCCACGTTTATTGACGTGTGCGGCGACAAGTTTGATGCCAAGGCACAGAACTTCATCAACGTCGTTGCCGAAAACGACCGTCTCCCGCTGTTGCCGGAGATATCCGCTCTGTTCGACCTGTACAAGGCCGAACAAGAGAAGTCGGTAGACGTTGAAGTGACCAGTGCTTTTGCATTGAACCAAGAACAGCAAGACAAACTCGCCAAGGTTCTCAGTGCACGACTCAACCGGGAAGTGCGCCTGCAAGTCGAGGAAGACAAATCCCTTATTGGGGGCATTGTCATCCGCGCCGGCGACCTGGTTATCGATGGCTCGGTTCGCGGCAAACTCGCGAGCCTTGCCGAAGCATTGAAATCTTGA
- a CDS encoding F0F1 ATP synthase subunit B, with protein MNINATLIGQSVAFFIFVLFCMKFVWPPVIAALHERQKKIADGLDAAARAARDLELAQDKAGQQLREAKAQAAEIIEQAKKRGNQIVEEAVEKARIDADRVKVQAQAEIEQELNSVKDALRAQLGALAVGGAEKILGATIDQNAHAELVNKLAAEI; from the coding sequence GTGAACATTAATGCAACCCTGATTGGCCAGTCCGTTGCGTTCTTCATTTTTGTACTGTTTTGCATGAAGTTCGTGTGGCCTCCGGTCATCGCGGCTTTGCACGAACGTCAGAAGAAGATCGCGGATGGACTGGACGCTGCCGCCCGAGCAGCTCGCGACCTGGAGTTGGCCCAAGATAAAGCGGGTCAACAACTGCGCGAAGCTAAGGCTCAGGCAGCTGAAATCATTGAGCAAGCCAAGAAACGCGGTAACCAGATTGTTGAAGAGGCTGTTGAAAAAGCCCGTATCGACGCTGACCGTGTGAAGGTTCAGGCTCAGGCCGAGATCGAGCAGGAACTGAACAGTGTCAAAGACGCGCTGCGTGCCCAACTGGGTGCACTGGCCGTTGGCGGCGCCGAGAAGATCCTGGGTGCCACAATCGATCAAAACGCGCACGCGGAGCTGGTAAACAAACTGGCTGCTGAAATTTAA
- the atpE gene encoding F0F1 ATP synthase subunit C: METVVGLTAIAVALLIGLGALGTAIGFGLLGGKFLEGAARQPEMVPMLQVKMFIVAGLLDAVTMIGVGIALFFTFANPFVGQLAG, from the coding sequence ATGGAAACTGTAGTTGGTCTAACCGCTATCGCTGTTGCACTGTTGATCGGCCTGGGCGCACTGGGTACCGCAATTGGTTTCGGCCTGTTGGGCGGCAAGTTCCTGGAAGGCGCAGCGCGTCAGCCAGAAATGGTTCCAATGCTGCAAGTTAAAATGTTCATCGTTGCCGGTCTGCTCGACGCCGTAACCATGATCGGTGTTGGTATCGCTCTGTTCTTCACCTTCGCGAACCCATTCGTTGGTCAACTCGCTGGCTAA
- the atpB gene encoding F0F1 ATP synthase subunit A, with amino-acid sequence MAETTASGYIQHHLQNLTFGQHPTGGWGFAHTAAEAKEMGFWAFHVDTLGWSVALGLIFVLLFRMAAKKATSGQPGALQNFVEVLVEFVDGSVKDSFHGRSPVIAPLALTIFVWVFLMNAVDLIPVDWIPQLAILITGDAHIPFRAVSTTDPNATLGMALSVFALIIFYSIKVKGIGGFVGELTLHPFGSKNIFVQALLIPVNFLLEFVTLVAKPISLALRLFGNMYAGELVFILIAVMFGSGLLWLSGLGVVLQWAWAVFHILIITLQAFIFMMLTIVYLSMAHEENH; translated from the coding sequence ATGGCAGAAACAACCGCTTCGGGCTATATCCAGCACCACTTGCAGAACCTGACCTTCGGTCAGCACCCAACCGGCGGGTGGGGTTTTGCCCACACCGCAGCAGAAGCCAAAGAAATGGGCTTCTGGGCTTTCCACGTCGATACCCTCGGCTGGTCGGTCGCTTTGGGTCTGATCTTCGTTCTTCTTTTCCGCATGGCGGCAAAGAAAGCGACTTCCGGTCAGCCTGGTGCTTTGCAGAACTTCGTTGAAGTATTGGTCGAATTCGTCGATGGCAGCGTGAAAGACAGCTTCCATGGCCGTAGCCCGGTGATTGCACCGCTGGCACTGACCATCTTCGTCTGGGTCTTCCTGATGAACGCCGTCGACCTGATCCCGGTCGACTGGATTCCTCAGCTGGCCATCCTGATCACTGGTGATGCGCACATTCCGTTCCGTGCCGTATCGACCACTGACCCGAACGCTACCCTGGGCATGGCCCTGTCGGTGTTCGCGTTGATCATTTTCTACAGCATCAAGGTCAAGGGCATCGGCGGCTTCGTCGGCGAGCTGACCCTGCACCCGTTCGGCAGCAAGAACATCTTCGTTCAGGCCCTGCTGATTCCGGTGAACTTCCTGCTGGAGTTCGTGACGCTGGTAGCCAAGCCAATCTCCCTGGCACTGCGTCTGTTCGGCAACATGTACGCCGGCGAGCTGGTCTTCATTCTGATTGCTGTGATGTTCGGCAGCGGTCTGCTCTGGCTTAGCGGCCTGGGCGTAGTTCTGCAGTGGGCGTGGGCTGTGTTCCACATCCTGATCATCACCCTGCAGGCGTTTATCTTCATGATGCTGACCATCGTTTACCTTTCGATGGCGCACGAAGAGAACCATTAA
- a CDS encoding F0F1 ATP synthase subunit I has product METRTPNRLPFHRLAVFPVLMAQFVVLLIAALALWQWHGVVAGYSGLCGGLIALLPNVYFAHRAFRFSGARAAQAIVRSFYAGEAGKLILTAVLFALTFAGVKPLAPLAVFGVFVLTQLVSWFAPLLMRTRLSRP; this is encoded by the coding sequence ATGGAAACCCGCACGCCAAACCGCTTGCCGTTCCATCGCCTGGCAGTTTTTCCGGTGTTGATGGCTCAGTTTGTCGTGTTGCTGATCGCCGCTTTGGCGCTGTGGCAATGGCACGGAGTCGTTGCCGGGTACTCAGGACTCTGCGGAGGCCTGATAGCCTTGCTGCCCAATGTTTATTTCGCTCACAGGGCATTTCGGTTTTCCGGCGCCCGAGCAGCTCAAGCCATCGTCCGGTCTTTTTATGCCGGCGAGGCGGGCAAACTGATTTTGACGGCAGTGCTTTTTGCATTGACGTTTGCAGGTGTGAAGCCATTGGCGCCGCTAGCTGTATTCGGCGTCTTCGTGTTGACCCAACTGGTCAGCTGGTTCGCGCCCCTGCTGATGAGAACAAGACTTTCGAGACCTTAG
- a CDS encoding ParB/RepB/Spo0J family partition protein produces the protein MAVKKRGLGRGLDALLSGPTVSSLEEQAVQADQRELQHLPLDLIQRGKYQPRRDMDPQALEELAQSIKAQGVMQPIVVRPIGSGRFEIIAGERRWRASQQAGQETIPAMVRDVPDETAIAMALIENIQREDLNPIEEAVALQRLQQEFQLTQQQVAEAVGKSRVTVANLLRLIALPEVIKTMLSHGDLEMGHARALLGLPENQQVEGARHVVARGLTVRQTEALVRQWLSGKQEPAEPVKPDPDIARLEQRLAERLGSAVQIRHGKKGKGQLVIGYNSLDELQGVLAHIR, from the coding sequence ATGGCCGTCAAGAAACGAGGTCTCGGACGTGGACTGGATGCACTGCTGAGCGGTCCGACCGTCAGCTCGCTGGAAGAGCAGGCTGTACAAGCCGATCAGCGTGAGCTGCAGCATTTGCCCCTGGACCTGATCCAGCGCGGCAAGTACCAGCCGCGTCGGGACATGGACCCGCAAGCGCTGGAAGAACTGGCGCAATCGATCAAGGCCCAGGGCGTGATGCAGCCGATTGTGGTTCGCCCGATCGGCAGCGGCCGCTTCGAAATCATCGCCGGCGAACGTCGCTGGCGTGCGAGCCAGCAGGCTGGCCAGGAAACCATCCCGGCGATGGTGCGCGATGTGCCGGATGAAACCGCCATCGCCATGGCGCTGATCGAGAACATCCAGCGCGAAGACCTCAATCCGATCGAAGAAGCGGTGGCCCTGCAGCGTTTGCAGCAGGAATTCCAGCTGACTCAGCAACAAGTGGCCGAAGCGGTGGGCAAATCCCGCGTGACTGTGGCCAACCTGCTACGCTTGATCGCGTTGCCGGAAGTTATCAAGACCATGCTGTCGCACGGTGACCTGGAAATGGGTCATGCCCGTGCTTTGCTTGGTTTGCCGGAGAATCAACAGGTTGAAGGGGCGCGACATGTTGTCGCACGGGGGCTGACTGTGCGCCAGACTGAGGCACTGGTTCGCCAGTGGTTGAGTGGCAAACAGGAGCCTGCCGAACCGGTAAAACCGGACCCGGATATCGCCCGACTCGAGCAGCGTCTGGCTGAGCGCCTAGGCTCTGCGGTGCAGATCCGACACGGAAAGAAGGGGAAAGGGCAGTTGGTCATTGGTTACAACTCCCTCGATGAGCTTCAGGGTGTGCTCGCACACATTCGCTGA
- a CDS encoding ParA family protein, with the protein MAKVFAIANQKGGVGKTTTCINLAASLVATKRRVLLIDLDPQGNATMGSGVDKHGLENSVYDLLIGECDLAQAMHFSEHGGYQLLPANRDLTAAEVVLLEMQMKESRLRSALAPIRENYDYILIDCPPSLSMLTLNALVAADGVIIPMQCEYFALEGLSDLVDNIKRIAELLNPNLKVEGLLRTMYDPRLSLMNDVSAQLKEHFGEQLYDTVIPRNIRLAEAPSYGMPALAYDKTSRGAIAYLALAGEMVRRQRKNSRTAAAQAT; encoded by the coding sequence GTGGGTAAAACCACCACCTGCATCAACCTCGCAGCTTCCCTGGTTGCTACCAAGCGCCGGGTGCTGTTGATCGATCTCGATCCACAGGGCAACGCCACCATGGGTAGCGGTGTGGATAAACACGGCCTGGAAAACTCGGTCTACGACTTGCTGATCGGCGAATGCGATCTGGCCCAGGCCATGCACTTCTCCGAGCACGGTGGTTACCAGCTGTTGCCGGCCAACCGCGACCTGACCGCGGCCGAAGTAGTTCTGCTGGAAATGCAGATGAAGGAAAGCCGCCTGCGCAGCGCGCTGGCGCCGATCCGTGAAAACTACGATTACATTTTGATCGACTGCCCGCCGTCGCTGTCGATGCTCACGCTGAACGCTTTGGTCGCGGCTGACGGGGTAATTATCCCCATGCAGTGCGAGTACTTTGCGCTCGAAGGCTTGAGCGACCTTGTGGATAACATCAAGCGCATAGCAGAACTGCTGAACCCGAACCTGAAAGTCGAAGGCCTGTTGCGCACGATGTATGACCCGCGCCTGAGCCTGATGAACGACGTATCGGCGCAGTTGAAAGAACACTTCGGCGAGCAGCTCTACGACACGGTTATCCCGCGTAACATCCGCCTGGCCGAAGCGCCAAGCTATGGCATGCCGGCGCTGGCTTACGACAAGACTTCGCGGGGCGCCATTGCCTATCTGGCACTTGCCGGCGAGATGGTTCGCCGTCAGCGCAAAAATTCACGCACTGCCGCTGCTCAGGCAACTTAA